One genomic segment of Mastomys coucha isolate ucsf_1 unplaced genomic scaffold, UCSF_Mcou_1 pScaffold22, whole genome shotgun sequence includes these proteins:
- the Mc1r gene encoding melanocyte-stimulating hormone receptor — translation MPTQGPQKRLLGSLNSTSTTTPHLGLATNQTGPWCLHVSIPDGLFLSLGLVGLVENVLVVIAITKNRNLHSPMYYFICCLALSDLMVSVSIVLETTIILLLDAGILVARAALVQQLDNIIDVLICSSMLSSLCFLGVIAIDRYVSIFYALRYHSIVTLSRTQRAIVGIWVVSTISSTLFITYYKHTAVLLCLVTFFLAILALMAILYIHMLTRACQHARGIAQLHKRQHSIRQGFFLKGAATLTILLGIFFLCWGPFFLHLSLIVLCPQHPTCSCIFKNFKLFLILIIFSSIVDPLIYAFRSQELRMTLKEVLLCSW, via the coding sequence ATGCCCACTCAGGGGCCCCAGAAGAGGCTTCTGGGCTCTCTCaactccacctccaccaccacccctcacCTTGGACTGGCCACCAACCAGACAGGACcttggtgtctgcatgtgtccATCCCAGATGGCCTCTTCCTCAGCCTGGGGCTGGTAGGGCTGGTGGAGAATGTGTTGGTCGTAATAGCCATCACCAAAAACCGCAACCTGCACTCTCCCATGTATTACTTCATCTGCTGTCTGGCCCTGTCTGACCTGATGGTGAGTGTAAGCATCGTGCTGGAGACTACTATCATCCTGCTGCTGGACGCAGGCATCCTGGTGGCCCGCGCGGCGTTGGTGCAGCAGCTGGACAACATCATTGACGTGCTCATCTGTAGCTCCATGTtatccagtctctgcttcctgggcgTCATTGCCATAGACCGCTACGTCTCCATTTTCTATGCACTGCGTTATCACAGCATCGTGACACTGTCCCGGACACAACGGGCCATCGTGGGCATCTGGGTGGTCAGCACCATCTCCAGCACCCTCTTTATCACCTACTACAAACACACAGCCGTCCTGCTCTGCCTTGTCACCTTCTTTCTAGCCATTTTGGCACTCATGGCGATTCTGTACATCCACATGCTCACTCGAGCGTGCCAGCATGCTCGGGGCATCGCCCAGCTCCACAAAAGGCAGCACTCCATCCGCCAAGGCTTCTTCCTCAAGGGTGCGGCCACCCTTACTATCCTTCTGGGGATTTTCTTCCTGTGCTGGGgccccttcttcctccatctctcactCATCGTCCTCTGCCCTCAGCACCCCACCTGCAGCTGCATCTTCAAGAACTTCAaactcttcctcatcctcatcatcttcaGCTCCATTGTTGACCCCCTCATCTATGCCTTTCGCAGCCAGGAGCTCCGCATGACACTCAAGGAGGTGCTGCTGTGCTCCTGGTGA